Below is a window of Camelina sativa cultivar DH55 chromosome 11, Cs, whole genome shotgun sequence DNA.
GAGATTTACGACAAAGAAATTCATTATCACCTTACTTATTTATTCTATTATATAAAAGTCTTGATTGCTAATATTAGAAAAGCAGAGAGGGAGGAGAAACTGATCAGTATAAAGTGAGCTTGGAATTTCCCTTCTATATCGCACTTATGCTTAGTGGATGAAGAACAGCATAAAATGGTCATTGATATTATAGGAAACTATGGGAAAGCCTCTGTGCAGGATTAAGGATGTCTCTGAactaaagaaattttaaaatagattatatACTGTAATTTTTGTGGTGATCTGTAGGAatggtaaacaagtctttaaagcatCTGAAAATAATGCCAGCCACAAACCTAGAAACGGTATGGAGGCCTACGGAAGATAGTGGTTACGAGATATAGTATATGTACTAGATGATCATAGACATGTGCATTAATCAATATAGCCTCGACGAGTAGAGAAACAAAAGCCCACATAGTTTTTTCATCCCTCATTTCTTCTTTGAAGCTAAAAACATTGGAACTAGGCCTTGACTTTCGAGTAATTCAATCAGTTCTAATTCGATTAtattcggttttggttttagaGTTTAGGATCCATATAggttccaaaaaaaatttggtttggaGTTGGTTCTTTCGGTTATGGAGTTTAGAATCcattaagatattttttgaaGTATGTTTTGGTGTTCAGGTACTTTGAGGTAATTCTAATAATacaattataaattcaaaaatatcaattattctttgatctaaataattaaaatattaaattaaccaaaatatagagaaaatttatttatattctctctgtttcacaaagagtgtcatttggACACAACTCACAATGTAGAATTATACATGTTTGCCCGTAATTATTAAATGATAAATGATTTAAAgttaatgaaaatgaaattttagttaagagataaattaaaaaaattagtataaaaaatacattagaATTGTAATGTAAACAAGGAAAAATCTCTAGAATGACATTGTTTATTATGAAACAAAGGGAATATTCATCAAAATTTAACCAActctctaaattttttagatttttttagtttttcaattACGTAAAATAACCCGAACATAATCtaaacccgaacccgaaaatAGAAAATACCCTTCGAATAGGCACTATATCCACAATCCCAAAAGACTCGAAACGAACCTGAACGGTAGGGATACCcgattaacaaaaacaattaaacaaatcaCAGCATTCTTATAAATACAACATGGGCGGGGGGTTGCACACATATCTTAACTTTAGTTAATGTTAGCCATGGCTCGTCTTATCCCAATTTCCCAACCGTTCTTCTCTTCAAACACTAAACCTCAACCACCACCAATCCCCGCCGCTCAAATCTCCGACCACCAATCCCCACCGCAAATTCTCTCTCGCAGAGACACCATTCTCCTCTCCTCCAccgcttctcttctcctctcactCTCCCCCACCGATCCCGCTTCTGCCTTCTCCTTAGGAATctgtacacacacacaaacacttCCCACTCTCCGTTTTATCACCATATCTtcaatttgtgatttttctttttttttttttgaaataatttgaaCGCAGCAGGACCTAAAGAGTGGCTtaaagaacagaagaagaagtcatCAAGATTCTTACTCGCTCCCATTGGTGCATCTCGTGAAGCTCTCCGATCTGCTTACCTTTCGATTACTAGTGAATCTGAGTATACGGATAAAGATTTGGAGAATCTTCAGAGTCTGTTTAAGTCTTCTGCAAGAGACTGTGTTCCTAATGAGAGAAGCTCTCTTGTGGACTTTCAGTCTAAATCCGGAGTCGANAGGTTTTGTTGCTGTAAtcttaaagttttgttttgtttttttttttaattatcaaatgatcttaaagtttcgatttttatgaAGATGGTGTGATGATGTTGCTGTTTAGGTTTGTACATTCAAGCTTGTTGTGAAGAATGCTGCTTCATTACTAGATGATAAAGACCCACTTAAGTTAGAAGCTGAGAATATACTCAGTGATCTCGTTAGGTATGTGCTAGTTTGATTCTATTGAATGTCTCTGAAATGTGGTTCTTTGTTAGTTGATTTCGTGTATCCGCAGGTCTTTCGGTTCCTTGATCGTGTTGTCGAATGGGATTGATATGAATCTTCCTTCTGATAGGTTAGTGATTTAAATTATGAAGGGATCTTATTCCTTTTATGTCTTCTCTGTTACTTATAGAACGATGTTTATATAATGCTTTCAATGTTTAACTTGTTTCTCAGAAAAAAGGTTGCGGATGCGGTTACTGATGCTATCTCTTATCTTGACAAATTTGAGAAGGGTGTTAAGGACTGCCTTGAGATATGATCTGAGATGAAGTCTAGTTCTCTATTCCTTCTCTTCTTGTGAACTAGTTATGGCTGTATAGGTGTACCAACAACATCTGTTACAAGTGTCTTGTTGAAAGAGATCtcgttttatataaatataatcatatgCTTGATGCTTAGCTTCGTTTGAGTTACAGTAAGTAAGGAAGGTTATGCTAGATATTGAAAGGCATGATAAgcattctttcttctttgtagttTTGCAAGCAGATGAAATGTAGTGAATTGTTCATACCAATGTTTTATACATCATCAAATTACCAATAACCTCCTACACAATTTCTGTGGTGTGAAAGACTCATATATATGTTCTGCAAAAGCGTGCAGTGCCAAATGTACATCTGCAAGGAGTTTACAAGCTCACATGATTCTCTACGAAATTATCTTGAGGCGGTGAACCAGAAGCTTCGACCAAATACAAACGGCAGCATGGTTTTCCATCATCTGGATGGATCTGTGCAGTCCTTGGCAGGCTAAGAAGTTTGTTGAAGAGATTGAGTGGATCATGCAGCAGACCGAAGTTTGCATCTGGGTCACCAATCTGTGAAAGCCTGACATGAGAGAACCCCAAAGATGGTAAGAGCTGGTCAGGCCAGTCACTGTAAAAGTGGAACACAGAGTTTGGGAGTGTAGCAGACGGTTTGTTCATGAAATCCGCCAAGAGTACTGTGCTGGTTACTGCACACTTCTGAGCTATGAGCTTCAGTACTTGCATTGCCTCTGTGTGAGACAGG
It encodes the following:
- the LOC104725201 gene encoding uncharacterized protein LOC104725201, with translation MLAMARLIPISQPFFSSNTKPQPPPIPAAQISDHQSPPQILSRRDTILLSSTASLLLSLSPTDPASAFSLGISGPKEWLKEQKKKSSRFLLAPIGASREALRSAYLSITSESEYTDKDLENLQSLFKSSARDCVPNERSSLVDFQSKSGVEVCTFKLVVKNAASLLDDKDPLKLEAENILSDLVRSFGSLIVLSNGIDMNLPSDRKKVADAVTDAISYLDKFEKGVKDCLEI